The proteins below are encoded in one region of Paenibacillus sp. YYML68:
- a CDS encoding nucleotide sugar dehydrogenase translates to MNRKIGIVGLGYVGLPVAVAFGLRESVVGFDINQKRIESLQRNIDSTGEINYEDLKNTNIEFTTNSAKLSDCNFIIVAVPTPIDAARQPDLTPLQKASETVGKHLKAGTIVVFESTVYPGATEEVCLPILERFSGLQAGTDFFLGYSPERINPGDREHTFTKIVKVVAGQDENTTSIIADVYGSVVEAGVYRASSIKVAEAAKVIENTQRDLNIALMNELAIIFDRLNIDTSEVLKASGTKWNFLKFSPGLVGGHCIGVDPYYLTHKAESVGYHPEIILAGRRINDNMGQFIATSLVKQMILAGIPIQGSKVAVLGITFKENVPDIRNSKVIDIIKELQEFGIVVEVSDPIAEPTEVFDEYGVQLIPLNKLENFDAVVLAVPHEEFVCEGWNIVNPIVNLSNRVVIVDVKSVLDVQAKPNNANLWRL, encoded by the coding sequence ATGAATCGAAAAATAGGTATAGTTGGTCTCGGGTATGTTGGCTTACCTGTAGCGGTTGCATTCGGCTTAAGAGAATCAGTCGTTGGCTTTGATATCAACCAAAAGAGGATTGAATCTTTGCAAAGAAATATTGACTCTACGGGTGAAATCAACTATGAAGATTTGAAAAATACTAATATAGAATTTACAACAAATTCTGCAAAATTGAGTGACTGCAATTTTATCATTGTAGCAGTACCTACTCCCATTGATGCAGCACGACAACCTGATCTAACACCACTCCAAAAAGCATCTGAAACGGTAGGGAAACATCTAAAAGCAGGAACTATTGTTGTATTTGAGTCAACTGTTTATCCAGGAGCTACTGAAGAAGTATGCTTACCTATTCTTGAGAGATTTTCGGGTCTACAAGCTGGAACTGATTTTTTTCTCGGCTACTCGCCAGAAAGAATTAATCCTGGTGATAGAGAACACACCTTTACAAAGATAGTAAAAGTAGTAGCGGGTCAAGATGAAAATACAACTTCAATCATTGCTGATGTATACGGCTCAGTAGTTGAAGCAGGTGTTTATCGTGCTTCTTCAATCAAAGTCGCTGAGGCAGCTAAGGTCATTGAAAATACTCAGCGCGACTTAAATATTGCGTTGATGAATGAACTCGCTATTATTTTTGATAGACTTAATATTGATACGTCTGAGGTTTTGAAGGCATCAGGTACTAAATGGAATTTCCTTAAATTTTCCCCTGGTTTGGTCGGAGGGCATTGTATTGGTGTAGATCCATACTATTTGACACACAAAGCCGAGAGCGTTGGGTATCATCCTGAGATTATTCTAGCCGGACGTAGAATAAACGATAACATGGGGCAATTTATAGCAACATCCTTGGTTAAACAAATGATTTTAGCAGGAATTCCTATTCAAGGTTCCAAGGTAGCCGTTCTTGGTATTACATTTAAAGAAAATGTACCTGATATACGAAATTCAAAGGTGATCGATATAATCAAGGAACTCCAAGAGTTTGGTATCGTTGTAGAGGTATCGGACCCAATTGCAGAGCCGACTGAAGTCTTTGATGAGTACGGTGTTCAATTAATTCCGTTGAATAAGCTAGAGAACTTTGATGCAGTTGTTCTTGCTGTTCCACACGAGGAGTTTGTTTGTGAAGGATGGAATATCGTTAATCCTATAGTTAACTTAAGTAATCGAGTGGTCATTGTTGATGTAAAAAGCGTGCTAGATGTACAAGCTAAACCAAACAATGCTAACCTTTGGAGATTATAA
- a CDS encoding glycosyltransferase family 4 protein, protein MEHGYIVHNVCTDTGRFSRLRAEGLTMIDIKIDRKISPVANIKSVIKLYKLMRTENYDIVHVHTPIAAVLGRVAAKLAGVKNIVYTAHGFYFHDDMSPTVYRTFYLIEKFFARMFTDWLLLQSKEDYELCNTDHFKNKNRIIHISNGVDITTKFNPSLIDEKQQLNLREQFCINEHDIVFSFIGRFVREKGIFELLEAFHQLKVSCPNVKLLMIGDVLDSERDQESAVRLKQLLNDPSIIAPGFRKDVPELLSICDVYVLPSYREGLPRSIIEAMALAKPIIATDIRGCREEVFDSENGFLVRKGDSQHLYEKMKAMADDPTLRKRFGDKSRKLVEELFDEDKVVKIQLDLFEKLIH, encoded by the coding sequence ATGGAGCACGGCTATATTGTGCATAATGTCTGTACGGATACGGGAAGATTTAGTCGGTTGAGAGCTGAAGGCCTCACTATGATAGATATAAAAATTGATCGTAAGATAAGCCCAGTTGCAAATATAAAGTCAGTTATTAAATTATACAAGTTAATGCGTACAGAGAATTATGACATTGTACACGTCCATACTCCTATAGCAGCTGTTTTAGGCCGTGTAGCAGCTAAGCTGGCAGGTGTAAAAAACATTGTTTATACAGCGCATGGTTTTTATTTTCATGACGATATGTCCCCAACAGTTTATCGTACTTTCTATCTAATTGAGAAGTTTTTTGCGAGGATGTTTACGGATTGGTTGTTACTTCAAAGCAAAGAGGATTATGAGCTATGTAACACAGATCATTTTAAAAACAAGAATCGCATTATTCACATTAGTAATGGAGTAGATATAACAACAAAGTTTAATCCGAGCTTGATTGATGAGAAGCAGCAATTAAATTTAAGGGAACAATTTTGTATTAACGAGCATGATATAGTTTTCTCTTTCATCGGTCGGTTTGTTCGTGAGAAAGGCATTTTTGAGTTATTGGAAGCATTTCATCAGCTGAAGGTCAGCTGTCCGAACGTTAAGCTACTTATGATTGGAGATGTTCTTGATAGCGAACGAGATCAAGAGAGCGCAGTTAGGCTAAAGCAGTTATTGAATGATCCATCCATTATTGCACCTGGCTTTCGTAAAGATGTACCGGAACTATTATCTATTTGTGATGTGTATGTCCTACCCTCCTATCGAGAAGGGTTGCCTAGATCAATAATTGAGGCGATGGCACTGGCTAAGCCAATCATTGCTACCGATATTAGAGGTTGCCGCGAAGAAGTATTTGATAGCGAGAATGGTTTCTTGGTTCGTAAAGGTGACTCACAACATTTATACGAAAAGATGAAGGCAATGGCTGACGATCCTACATTGCGAAAGAGATTTGGTGATAAGAGTAGGAAGCTCGTAGAAGAATTATTTGATGAAGATAAAGTTGTTAAAATTCAGCTTGACCTGTTTGAGAAACTAATCCATTAA
- a CDS encoding sugar transferase: MKRSFDIITSLALLLILSPVIVLVALLVRLRLGSPVLFKQKRPGLNGRPIHVLKFRTMTSDTDQHGKLLPDEVRLTAFGKLLRKLSLDELPQLFNVLKGDLSLVGPRPLLMEYLELYTPEQMRRHNVKPGITGWAQVNGRNTISWEQKFEYDVWYVDNYSFKLDIKILWLTIRKVFKSEGITQNGHVTVEKYKGISS; this comes from the coding sequence CTGAAAAGAAGCTTTGACATAATTACATCGTTGGCGTTATTGCTGATACTCTCTCCGGTCATTGTCTTAGTTGCCCTTCTAGTTCGACTTAGGCTTGGGTCACCAGTATTATTTAAACAGAAACGTCCGGGCCTGAATGGAAGACCTATTCATGTGTTAAAGTTTCGCACAATGACGAGTGATACGGACCAGCATGGGAAATTGCTACCTGATGAAGTTCGTTTGACCGCATTTGGAAAATTGTTAAGAAAACTGAGCCTAGATGAGCTACCGCAACTATTTAATGTGCTTAAAGGGGACCTCAGTCTCGTCGGTCCAAGACCTTTGCTTATGGAATACTTGGAGCTCTATACACCAGAACAAATGAGGCGTCACAATGTGAAGCCTGGCATTACGGGATGGGCTCAAGTCAATGGACGGAATACGATTTCTTGGGAGCAAAAGTTTGAATATGACGTCTGGTATGTGGACAATTATTCGTTCAAGCTTGACATTAAGATTTTGTGGTTGACTATCCGAAAAGTGTTTAAGTCGGAGGGAATTACTCAAAACGGCCATGTTACAGTAGAAAAGTATAAAGGGATTTCTTCATGA
- a CDS encoding acetyltransferase, whose protein sequence is MRRLIILGAGGHGKVVADAAEQSGQWSEIAFLDDNYPDVTHVYGWSIIDRISNLEQYVTEYVDVVVAIGSNGVRLSLLQEAVSLGYRAARVIHPRAFVSKYAEIGVGTVCLAQSAVNAGATIGNGVIINTGSTVDHDCSIAAGVHISPGAHLAGNVTVGKCSWVGLGASIIQQTNIGSYVTIGAGSVVIRNIPDNTKVVGVPAKALT, encoded by the coding sequence ATGAGAAGGCTCATAATACTTGGTGCTGGGGGCCACGGTAAAGTAGTTGCAGATGCAGCAGAACAATCTGGCCAATGGTCTGAGATTGCCTTCTTGGATGATAACTATCCGGATGTTACGCATGTATACGGCTGGAGTATTATAGATCGCATCTCTAATCTAGAGCAGTATGTAACAGAGTATGTCGATGTTGTTGTAGCAATAGGGAGTAATGGCGTTAGGCTATCCTTGCTTCAAGAAGCAGTTAGTCTAGGATACCGTGCAGCTCGGGTCATACATCCCAGAGCATTCGTGAGTAAGTACGCTGAGATCGGCGTAGGTACGGTATGTTTAGCTCAAAGTGCCGTTAATGCGGGGGCTACGATAGGTAATGGTGTTATTATCAACACAGGAAGTACAGTTGATCATGATTGTTCGATAGCCGCTGGAGTTCACATTTCCCCTGGAGCACATCTTGCGGGAAATGTTACAGTGGGGAAATGCAGTTGGGTGGGTCTGGGTGCATCTATTATCCAACAAACTAACATTGGAAGTTATGTGACGATTGGGGCTGGCTCCGTAGTCATTCGGAATATCCCAGATAACACGAAAGTAGTAGGGGTACCCGCTAAAGCTCTGACATAG
- a CDS encoding DegT/DnrJ/EryC1/StrS aminotransferase family protein encodes MNNSTTRPRIYLSSPHMGGEELMFIEEAFRTNWIAPLGANVDLFEQELASYCGTKGALALSSGTAAIHLALRLLGVGRGDVVFCSSLTFVASANPILYQGAEPVFIDSEPDSWNMSPVALRKALEASRELGKLPKAVIVVNLYGQSADYDAITNLCNDYEVPIIEDAAESLGATYKEKKSGSIGRFGIYSFNGNKIITTSGGGMLVSDDVEALDQARFYATQARDEAPHYQHSQLGYNYRLSNVLAGIGRGQLRVLDERVKARRQIFRRYQEALSHIRGLSFMPECEYGVSTRWLTALTVTPEVANINTIINGLAVENIEARPVWKPLHMQPLFSDNRYYKHGDESVTDQLFHNGICLPSGSNMTEDEQDKVINTILKLISNTSTI; translated from the coding sequence ATGAATAATTCGACTACTCGACCAAGAATATACTTATCTTCTCCTCATATGGGTGGAGAAGAACTGATGTTTATTGAAGAGGCGTTTCGCACGAATTGGATAGCACCGTTGGGAGCCAATGTAGACTTGTTTGAGCAGGAACTGGCTTCTTACTGTGGAACGAAGGGCGCATTAGCTCTAAGCTCGGGTACTGCTGCTATCCATCTTGCTTTAAGGTTACTAGGTGTGGGTAGAGGAGATGTCGTATTTTGTTCATCTTTGACTTTTGTAGCGAGTGCCAATCCAATCTTATATCAAGGTGCTGAACCTGTCTTTATTGATTCGGAACCTGATTCATGGAACATGTCACCTGTAGCTTTAAGAAAAGCATTAGAAGCTAGCCGAGAACTAGGCAAATTGCCTAAGGCAGTTATTGTTGTTAATCTTTATGGCCAAAGTGCTGATTATGATGCTATTACTAATCTGTGTAATGATTACGAGGTCCCTATTATCGAAGACGCCGCGGAATCACTCGGTGCAACGTACAAAGAAAAAAAGAGTGGTTCTATAGGTAGATTTGGCATTTACTCATTTAATGGTAATAAAATCATCACAACCTCTGGTGGTGGAATGCTTGTATCTGACGATGTCGAGGCTTTAGACCAAGCAAGATTTTACGCTACGCAGGCACGTGATGAGGCTCCTCATTATCAGCATAGTCAGCTTGGCTATAATTATCGACTGAGTAATGTACTTGCAGGTATAGGTAGAGGACAACTCAGAGTTCTTGATGAGCGAGTTAAGGCTCGTCGACAAATTTTTAGGCGTTATCAAGAAGCCCTGTCTCACATTAGAGGCTTAAGCTTTATGCCTGAATGTGAGTACGGAGTCTCCACTCGATGGCTTACTGCTCTGACCGTTACTCCTGAAGTAGCTAATATCAACACCATTATTAATGGTTTAGCCGTTGAAAACATAGAGGCAAGGCCTGTTTGGAAACCACTGCACATGCAACCTTTATTCTCTGATAATCGTTATTATAAACACGGCGATGAGAGCGTCACAGATCAATTGTTCCATAACGGAATATGCTTACCATCCGGATCAAATATGACTGAGGATGAGCAGGATAAAGTCATTAATACAATATTAAAGCTTATCAGTAACACGAGCACGATTTAG
- a CDS encoding SDR family oxidoreductase yields MKFQDNSTFLITGGAGFIGANLAEALLEMGYTVKIMDDLSNGRKENIEGLKQKYEFDFIEGSITDLELCQQACQGVDYILHQAAWGSVPRSIKMPLHYDTVNVHGTLNMMQAAVEAGTVKKFVYASSSSVYGDEPNLPKVEGRVGKPLSPYAITKKVNELYALNFFEMYGLETVGLRYFNVFGRRQDPQSTYAAVIPVFVKCLLNNTAPTINGDGSQTRDFTYIENVIEANLKSCLAGKEASGKAFNIAYGQNTSLNELYRKLSQLLEKEIAPNYGPPRAGDIPHSLADISLARELLDYNPEYDINQGLELTIDWYKKHLA; encoded by the coding sequence TTGAAATTTCAAGACAACTCGACTTTCCTTATCACCGGTGGAGCTGGCTTTATTGGAGCTAATTTAGCAGAAGCGCTGCTCGAGATGGGGTACACAGTCAAAATTATGGACGACCTCTCCAACGGTAGAAAAGAAAATATTGAAGGTCTGAAGCAAAAGTATGAGTTTGACTTTATCGAAGGCAGCATTACTGACTTGGAGCTATGCCAGCAGGCTTGTCAAGGAGTCGACTACATACTTCATCAGGCTGCATGGGGGTCGGTGCCTCGCTCCATTAAGATGCCACTTCATTATGATACGGTCAATGTGCATGGCACGCTTAACATGATGCAGGCTGCTGTTGAAGCGGGTACGGTCAAAAAGTTTGTGTATGCTTCTTCTTCATCAGTATACGGGGACGAGCCTAATTTGCCTAAAGTAGAAGGCCGTGTAGGTAAGCCGCTATCACCATATGCAATAACCAAGAAGGTAAATGAGCTATATGCACTTAACTTCTTTGAAATGTACGGTCTTGAAACAGTTGGACTGCGATACTTTAACGTATTCGGTAGACGTCAGGACCCGCAATCTACGTATGCAGCTGTTATTCCTGTATTCGTAAAGTGTCTACTTAACAATACAGCCCCGACGATTAATGGTGATGGCTCGCAAACTCGAGATTTTACGTACATCGAGAACGTCATTGAAGCTAACCTGAAGAGCTGCCTAGCTGGTAAAGAAGCAAGCGGTAAGGCGTTCAATATTGCCTACGGACAGAACACGTCCCTGAACGAACTGTACCGGAAGCTGTCACAGCTTCTTGAGAAAGAGATCGCTCCTAATTATGGACCGCCGCGTGCAGGGGATATCCCACATTCTTTAGCAGACATATCATTAGCTAGAGAGCTTCTGGATTACAATCCTGAATATGATATTAATCAAGGTTTAGAGTTAACGATTGATTGGTATAAGAAGCATTTAGCGTAA
- a CDS encoding copper amine oxidase N-terminal domain-containing protein, with product MLSKIKRLALASVLAVSLAGTAQAAQTPQQIDVYYVPLQFVFDGEQYAPPEDQKSFIYEGSTYVPLRFLSYSLNKAVKWDGDSYTVSVEEPKDTAKIEIQEHNLNTKVRGGKLREQFDASQLAPTQVTVYQEKVQYVFDGKQKEIGEDLPGLFVDNRLYVPLRFFSESVGRKIVWDPKSYSIAADTPPAEKPPVKKEEPKKEEPKPAPAAPGPVGGGGGGGGFGGGAPTITKSVEAILADFQSSYDSVKLQAMIGMLEISNLHTEYLAITDPVVQEEKKDYYKDEALKIVKKYDDMVDAALNELGSKLQQHGHDAATVTSVKAEKKAEYLNQKKSLLSQYGVDTKYWYMFGVTP from the coding sequence ATGCTTAGTAAAATAAAGCGGTTGGCTCTCGCATCTGTTCTTGCTGTGAGTCTGGCAGGAACAGCCCAAGCCGCCCAAACCCCCCAGCAAATCGACGTCTACTACGTGCCGTTGCAGTTCGTCTTCGACGGGGAGCAGTACGCGCCGCCGGAGGATCAGAAGAGCTTCATCTACGAGGGCAGTACGTATGTGCCATTGCGATTCCTCTCTTATTCACTGAATAAGGCGGTGAAGTGGGACGGAGATTCGTATACAGTATCGGTAGAGGAACCGAAGGATACGGCGAAGATCGAGATTCAAGAGCATAATCTCAATACGAAGGTGCGCGGCGGGAAGCTGCGGGAGCAGTTCGATGCGTCCCAGCTCGCGCCGACGCAGGTGACGGTGTACCAAGAGAAGGTTCAGTATGTGTTCGACGGGAAGCAGAAGGAGATTGGGGAGGACCTGCCGGGTCTGTTCGTGGATAACCGACTGTACGTGCCGCTGCGCTTCTTCTCCGAGTCGGTCGGACGCAAGATCGTGTGGGACCCGAAGAGCTACTCGATCGCGGCTGACACGCCGCCAGCGGAGAAGCCTCCGGTGAAGAAGGAGGAGCCGAAGAAGGAAGAGCCTAAGCCTGCTCCTGCAGCTCCAGGACCTGTCGGAGGCGGTGGTGGTGGAGGTGGCTTCGGAGGCGGTGCGCCTACGATCACGAAATCTGTAGAGGCGATACTTGCCGACTTCCAGTCGTCTTACGATTCGGTTAAGCTGCAAGCTATGATTGGAATGCTAGAGATATCTAATCTGCATACGGAGTACCTAGCCATCACAGACCCTGTTGTGCAGGAGGAGAAGAAAGATTATTATAAGGACGAGGCTCTAAAGATCGTAAAGAAGTACGACGATATGGTCGATGCGGCGTTGAATGAATTAGGTAGCAAGCTCCAACAGCACGGTCACGATGCTGCGACGGTTACAAGCGTGAAGGCTGAGAAGAAGGCGGAATACTTGAATCAGAAAAAGAGTCTACTTAGCCAATATGGTGTGGATACAAAATATTGGTATATGTTCGGCGTTACACCGTGA
- a CDS encoding UDP-glucose/GDP-mannose dehydrogenase family protein, giving the protein MYKIAVAGTGYVGLVAGACFAEVGYNVTCVDIDERKVELMKSGVSPIYEVGLEELMQRNYAAGRLHYTTDYRSAYRDADVIFIGVGTPEQPDGSANLSYIATAARQIAETVENDCLIVVKSTVPVGTNDKVEQFVHDFLVQDVRVEVASNPEFLAQGSAVRDTLHAQRIIIGTESEWAEQLLRKLYEPFGLPIVSVSRRSAEMIKYASNDFLALKISYMNDIANLCELVGADIQDVAQGMSYDERIGAKFLGAGIGYGGSCFPKDTKALDYLARQHGYELRTVKAAIDVNKDQKTVLYRKACNRLITFNGLKVAVLGLTFKPGTDDLREAASLENVPLLLQQGADIYAYDPVGADNFARLYPEGPNGNGRITYVREVEEALRGANVCFIFTEWGEIKALQPEVYTLIMRTPLVYDGRNIYAVEAMAAAGVEYYSIGRKAAARAELKESKQRERTSVRSS; this is encoded by the coding sequence ATGTATAAAATCGCTGTAGCCGGTACGGGATATGTCGGGCTCGTCGCTGGAGCTTGCTTCGCCGAGGTTGGGTATAACGTGACGTGTGTCGATATTGACGAGCGGAAGGTCGAGCTCATGAAGTCGGGCGTATCGCCGATCTATGAGGTGGGGCTTGAGGAGCTGATGCAGCGCAATTATGCGGCGGGACGACTCCACTATACGACGGATTACCGCTCGGCGTATCGGGATGCCGATGTCATCTTCATCGGGGTCGGTACGCCGGAGCAGCCCGATGGATCGGCTAACTTGTCGTACATCGCGACGGCGGCGAGGCAGATTGCGGAGACGGTGGAGAACGATTGCCTGATCGTCGTGAAGTCGACCGTGCCGGTCGGGACGAACGATAAGGTGGAGCAGTTCGTGCACGACTTCCTCGTGCAGGATGTACGGGTCGAGGTGGCGTCGAATCCGGAGTTCCTCGCCCAGGGCTCGGCGGTGCGGGATACGCTCCATGCGCAGCGGATCATTATCGGGACGGAGAGCGAGTGGGCGGAGCAGCTGCTGAGGAAGCTGTACGAGCCGTTCGGGCTGCCGATCGTGTCGGTGAGCCGCCGTTCGGCGGAGATGATCAAGTATGCGTCGAATGACTTCTTGGCGCTGAAGATCTCGTACATGAACGATATTGCGAACCTGTGTGAGCTGGTCGGAGCCGATATTCAGGACGTGGCGCAGGGGATGAGCTACGACGAGCGGATCGGGGCGAAGTTCCTCGGGGCCGGGATCGGCTACGGCGGCTCGTGCTTCCCGAAGGATACGAAGGCGCTCGATTACCTCGCGCGTCAGCATGGCTATGAGCTGAGAACGGTGAAGGCTGCGATCGATGTGAATAAGGACCAGAAGACGGTGCTGTACCGCAAGGCGTGCAACCGGCTCATTACCTTCAACGGACTGAAGGTGGCGGTGCTCGGCTTGACGTTCAAGCCGGGGACGGATGATCTGCGAGAAGCGGCTTCGCTGGAGAATGTGCCTCTGCTGCTGCAGCAGGGCGCCGACATCTATGCCTACGATCCCGTAGGCGCGGATAACTTCGCCCGCTTGTATCCCGAGGGGCCTAACGGCAACGGACGGATCACGTATGTGCGTGAGGTCGAGGAGGCGCTGAGGGGGGCGAATGTCTGCTTTATTTTCACCGAGTGGGGAGAGATTAAGGCGTTGCAGCCAGAGGTGTACACGTTGATCATGCGAACGCCGTTAGTGTATGATGGTAGAAATATATATGCGGTGGAAGCGATGGCGGCAGCAGGTGTCGAATATTATTCGATCGGAAGGAAGGCGGCCGCAAGAGCCGAGTTAAAGGAGTCCAAGCAGCGTGAACGAACCTCAGTACGATCCAGCTAA
- a CDS encoding NAD-dependent epimerase/dehydratase family protein: MNEPQYDPANVYLITGAAGFIGCHMAKRLLDAGARVIGLDNMNSYYELKLKEERLAQLKGYESFHFIKGDISDKSLIRTSFATHRPNVVIHLAAQAGVLHSIDQPDVYMSSNVLGFYNVLEACRQYPVEHLIYASSSSVYGANKKVPFEETDMTDTPISLYASTKKSNELMAYTYSHLFRIPATGLRFFTVYGPMGRPDMSYYKFANMHFAGKSIPIYNNGDLEHDLYRDFTYIDDIVAGLERLLGHAPTGEVPHQLFNIGNNRPEKLMVFIETLERCLSRAAGRTIVFDKRFEPIKAGDVPATYASTERLQQAVGFKPETPIEVGLQQFADWYVSYHGIS, from the coding sequence GTGAACGAACCTCAGTACGATCCAGCTAACGTATATCTCATTACCGGAGCGGCCGGCTTCATCGGCTGCCATATGGCGAAGAGGCTGCTCGATGCAGGCGCTCGCGTCATCGGTCTTGATAATATGAACAGCTATTATGAGTTGAAGCTGAAGGAGGAGCGGCTCGCGCAGCTGAAGGGCTATGAGTCGTTCCACTTCATTAAGGGCGACATCTCGGACAAGTCGCTGATACGTACAAGCTTCGCGACGCATCGTCCGAACGTCGTCATCCATCTCGCCGCGCAGGCGGGCGTGCTGCATTCGATCGATCAGCCTGATGTATACATGAGCAGCAATGTGCTCGGCTTCTACAACGTGCTGGAGGCGTGCAGGCAGTATCCGGTGGAGCATCTGATCTATGCGTCGTCGAGCTCGGTGTACGGGGCGAACAAGAAGGTGCCGTTCGAGGAGACGGATATGACGGATACGCCGATCTCGCTGTATGCGTCGACGAAGAAGTCGAATGAGCTGATGGCGTATACGTACAGCCATCTGTTCCGCATTCCGGCGACGGGCCTGCGCTTCTTCACGGTATATGGCCCGATGGGTAGACCCGATATGTCGTATTACAAGTTCGCCAACATGCACTTCGCCGGTAAATCGATTCCGATCTACAACAATGGCGACCTCGAGCATGATCTGTACCGGGATTTCACGTATATCGATGATATTGTAGCCGGGTTGGAGCGACTGCTCGGCCATGCGCCGACAGGTGAGGTGCCGCACCAGCTGTTCAACATCGGCAACAACAGGCCGGAGAAGCTGATGGTGTTCATTGAGACGCTGGAACGATGCTTGAGCCGCGCCGCGGGCAGGACGATCGTATTCGATAAGCGGTTCGAGCCGATCAAGGCCGGCGACGTTCCCGCTACCTATGCGTCGACGGAGCGGCTGCAACAGGCGGTCGGGTTCAAGCCCGAGACGCCGATCGAGGTCGGCTTGCAGCAATTTGCCGATTGGTACGTGTCTTACCATGGCATTAGTTAG
- a CDS encoding trans-aconitate 2-methyltransferase, with protein sequence MTKSMNTQVWNAEHYDARIGFVSELGRGLIEVLKPQAGERILDIGCGTGDLASEIAGFGAVCKGIDYSQEMVDQARVKYPQLVFEQADAQVYRLQPGEERYDAVFSNAALHWMKQPELAAGAVWEALKPGGRFVAEFGGKGNVGAIVGALEAELADDGIDGAGRNPWYFPSVGEYAAVLERQGFEVRGAQLYDRPTQLSDGEHGLAHWLKAFAGVHLEGLTEEQRSSLVCRCEDRLRRTLYRDGSWYADYRRIRVYAVKPARA encoded by the coding sequence ATGACGAAGTCAATGAACACACAAGTATGGAATGCGGAGCATTACGATGCTCGGATCGGGTTCGTGTCGGAGCTCGGGCGGGGGCTGATCGAGGTGTTGAAGCCGCAGGCTGGAGAGCGCATTCTGGACATCGGCTGCGGGACGGGGGATCTGGCGAGTGAGATTGCAGGCTTCGGTGCTGTCTGTAAGGGGATCGACTATTCGCAGGAAATGGTGGATCAGGCACGGGTGAAGTATCCGCAGCTCGTCTTCGAGCAGGCGGACGCGCAGGTGTATCGGCTGCAGCCCGGCGAGGAGCGGTATGATGCCGTGTTCTCGAATGCGGCGCTGCACTGGATGAAGCAGCCGGAGCTGGCAGCAGGCGCCGTCTGGGAGGCGCTGAAGCCGGGAGGCAGATTCGTCGCCGAGTTCGGCGGCAAGGGGAACGTCGGCGCGATCGTGGGTGCGCTGGAAGCGGAGTTAGCGGATGACGGCATCGATGGGGCGGGGCGGAATCCGTGGTATTTTCCCAGTGTGGGGGAGTATGCGGCTGTACTGGAGAGACAGGGCTTCGAGGTGAGAGGGGCGCAGCTGTACGATCGGCCGACGCAGCTGAGCGACGGGGAGCATGGACTCGCACATTGGCTGAAGGCGTTCGCGGGTGTGCATCTTGAAGGGTTGACGGAGGAGCAGCGGTCTTCGCTCGTCTGCCGATGCGAGGATCGCTTACGGCGTACGTTGTACCGTGATGGATCGTGGTATGCGGACTACCGGCGAATTCGAGTGTATGCGGTGAAGCCGGCGCGGGCTTAG